In a single window of the Streptococcus ilei genome:
- a CDS encoding C69 family dipeptidase, translating to MKKRYARSALGLITALFLFAQPVEACTGFIIGKKLTADGNALYGRTEDLEPNHNKNFVVRERTYNKKGDVFEDATNGFKYELPEVSYKYTAVPDVTPEQGVFDEAGFNEHGVSISATVSASANDKIQKVDPYVEDGLAESALTSVVLPSVKTAREGVELIAKIVEEKGAAEGNIVTIADKEGIWYMEILSGHQYVAILFPEDRYAVFPNTFFLGHVDFTNTERTIASKDVEKVARDAGSYKEIDGQFHVSQSYNPPLHEADRSRVWSGIKSLDPDADVNYDDDYFDLMHTTDRKLTLRDAMNLQRNRLEGTDFKPQDQMELDGKGIPEKGKFDEVYKYPISNPNVMEAHIFQLKDNVPDSAGGGTMWLAMGSPRNAPYLPYYGNITNTYQAYQELGTAYNPQSWYWTMSRINDLVAKYPDLFGDGAIRTEMERLESQWMAEQEISDQEQIALASQPEQASLKATETSMARAQKTFDRLQEIRQEAEEKVIAQYGQGAIDDLTDEEDANQEEEINLVPFDYDFIITIGLALVTVIGVGVFFIKTKKAKGGKKDE from the coding sequence ATGAAGAAACGATATGCTCGATCAGCCTTGGGCTTGATCACTGCTCTCTTCCTCTTTGCCCAACCGGTAGAGGCCTGTACAGGTTTTATCATCGGAAAAAAATTAACAGCAGATGGGAATGCTTTGTACGGACGTACAGAGGACTTAGAACCGAACCACAATAAGAACTTTGTGGTGCGAGAACGAACTTATAACAAGAAAGGGGATGTCTTTGAAGATGCAACCAATGGCTTTAAGTATGAGCTCCCTGAAGTAAGTTATAAATATACAGCTGTCCCAGATGTGACACCAGAACAGGGTGTATTTGATGAAGCTGGTTTTAATGAGCATGGAGTGTCCATTTCAGCGACTGTCTCAGCTTCTGCAAATGACAAGATTCAAAAGGTCGATCCTTATGTAGAGGACGGATTGGCTGAGTCTGCTCTCACTAGTGTTGTTCTTCCGAGTGTAAAAACGGCTCGTGAAGGAGTCGAGCTAATTGCAAAAATTGTGGAAGAAAAAGGGGCGGCAGAAGGTAATATTGTGACGATTGCGGACAAGGAAGGAATCTGGTACATGGAGATTCTTTCTGGTCACCAGTATGTAGCGATTCTCTTCCCAGAAGATCGCTATGCTGTCTTCCCAAACACCTTCTTCTTAGGACATGTAGATTTTACAAATACAGAACGGACGATTGCCTCCAAGGATGTTGAAAAAGTTGCCCGTGATGCAGGATCCTATAAAGAAATCGATGGCCAATTCCATGTATCTCAATCCTACAATCCCCCTTTGCATGAGGCGGACCGTTCTCGTGTTTGGTCTGGTATTAAATCACTGGATCCAGATGCAGATGTGAACTATGATGACGACTATTTTGACTTGATGCATACAACGGATCGGAAATTGACGCTACGAGATGCGATGAATCTCCAACGCAATCGATTAGAAGGAACAGACTTCAAACCACAAGATCAAATGGAGTTAGATGGAAAAGGGATCCCAGAAAAAGGGAAGTTTGATGAAGTCTATAAATACCCGATTTCAAATCCGAATGTTATGGAAGCCCATATTTTCCAACTAAAGGACAATGTTCCTGATAGTGCTGGTGGGGGAACCATGTGGTTAGCGATGGGAAGCCCACGAAATGCCCCATATCTTCCATACTATGGAAACATCACCAATACTTATCAAGCTTATCAAGAATTAGGAACAGCCTATAATCCCCAATCTTGGTATTGGACTATGTCTCGGATCAATGATTTAGTTGCTAAATATCCTGATTTATTTGGAGATGGAGCAATCCGTACCGAAATGGAACGCTTAGAATCTCAATGGATGGCTGAGCAAGAAATCAGTGACCAAGAACAAATTGCCCTCGCTTCACAGCCAGAGCAGGCGAGTCTAAAAGCGACAGAAACGAGCATGGCTCGTGCGCAAAAGACCTTTGATCGTCTACAAGAAATTCGTCAAGAAGCAGAAGAAAAAGTGATTGCTCAATATGGACAAGGCGCCATTGACGATTTAACGGATGAAGAAGATGCAAACCAAGAAGAAGAGATCAATTTGGTACCATTTGACTATGACTTCATCATCACGATTGGCCTAGCCCTTGTGACAGTGATCGGTGTAGGAGTTTTCTTCATCAAAACAAAGAAAGCAAAGGGAGGTAAGAAGGATGAATAA
- a CDS encoding LrgB family protein: MENLWSNPLFGISLSIFAYLIGMMIFRRFPHPITTPLLVATVLVIAFLKLTGISYKAYNIGGTYLSNLIVPSTVVLGIPLYKSFHLMKHHAKSILLSSFLAVVVNTVFTAVLAKIYGMKYFLAISLFPKSVTTAMAVGITEKMQGITTITLVVVVATGILTSVLGPTILKFLKVEDPVAIGLALGGTGHAVGTGTAFQYGQVAGAMGGLAIGITGVFYVFVSPLVASLILS, encoded by the coding sequence ATGGAAAATTTATGGTCAAATCCTCTCTTTGGGATATCTTTATCCATCTTTGCCTATCTAATTGGGATGATGATTTTTCGTCGCTTCCCTCATCCCATCACGACTCCTCTCTTAGTTGCTACGGTGTTGGTCATCGCCTTCTTGAAACTGACAGGGATTTCCTATAAGGCTTATAATATTGGGGGGACTTACCTCAGCAATTTGATTGTCCCCTCAACGGTTGTCTTAGGTATTCCCTTGTATAAGAGTTTCCATTTGATGAAGCACCATGCCAAGAGTATTCTTCTTAGTAGTTTTTTAGCAGTAGTGGTCAACACAGTTTTCACAGCTGTCTTGGCTAAGATTTATGGGATGAAGTACTTTCTAGCTATTTCCCTCTTTCCTAAGTCTGTGACAACAGCCATGGCAGTGGGGATTACTGAGAAAATGCAGGGGATTACCACAATAACTTTGGTCGTCGTTGTGGCAACAGGGATTCTAACCAGTGTCTTGGGGCCGACTATTCTTAAATTCCTAAAAGTAGAGGATCCTGTTGCCATTGGGTTGGCCCTTGGAGGGACAGGTCATGCGGTGGGTACTGGCACAGCCTTTCAGTATGGTCAAGTAGCCGGGGCTATGGGAGGTTTAGCAATTGGGATAACAGGTGTTTTCTACGTCTTTGTAAGTCCCCTTGTGGCGAGCCTTATTCTTTCCTAA
- a CDS encoding CidA/LrgA family protein, protein MKLYVQLMIIFTISLVGEGISTLFHLPVPGSMIGLLILFLCLQLKWLRLRHVNLVGSFLLANMTILFLPPAVGIMDKFDVIQPYLFPIVLMILGAIIINISLIALVVGFIKTRYEGNYEGGEK, encoded by the coding sequence GTGAAGCTCTATGTTCAACTGATGATTATCTTTACCATCTCTTTAGTCGGGGAGGGAATATCGACATTATTTCATTTACCAGTTCCTGGTAGTATGATTGGCTTATTGATTCTATTTCTTTGTTTGCAATTAAAATGGCTCCGCCTCCGTCATGTGAACCTGGTAGGGTCTTTTCTATTAGCCAATATGACCATTTTATTTTTACCTCCAGCGGTTGGGATTATGGATAAGTTTGATGTCATCCAGCCTTATTTATTTCCAATCGTGTTGATGATTCTGGGAGCTATCATCATCAATATTAGTCTCATTGCGCTTGTTGTTGGATTTATCAAGACCAGATATGAGGGTAATTATGAAGGAGGGGAAAAATGA
- the tehB gene encoding SAM-dependent methyltransferase TehB, producing the protein MPKKLIAYKRMPLWTKDTMPEAVQRKHNTKIGTWGKITVLKGKLKFVELTEDGEEVASHVFEAGADNPMVQPQAWHRVEALTDDVEWFLEFYCEPKDYFPKKYNSNPVHSEVLEAMESLSPGKALDLGCGQGRNALFLAQQGFEVTAVDQNELALEILQSIVEQEDLEMTVGLYDINSAALTQTYDLIVSTVVLMFLQADRIPAIIQNMQDQTNPGGYNLIVCAMDTEDYPCQVPFSFTFKEGELADYYKDWELIKYNENPGHLHRRDEEGNRIALRFATMLAKKK; encoded by the coding sequence ATGCCTAAAAAATTGATTGCCTATAAGCGGATGCCTTTGTGGACTAAGGATACCATGCCAGAAGCAGTCCAAAGAAAGCACAATACCAAGATAGGAACCTGGGGAAAGATTACCGTCCTCAAAGGAAAGTTGAAGTTTGTCGAGCTGACAGAAGATGGGGAAGAAGTAGCCAGCCATGTTTTTGAAGCAGGTGCGGATAATCCTATGGTTCAACCGCAAGCTTGGCACCGTGTAGAGGCCCTTACAGATGATGTAGAATGGTTTTTAGAATTCTACTGTGAGCCCAAAGATTATTTCCCAAAAAAATATAATAGCAACCCCGTCCATTCAGAAGTACTAGAAGCTATGGAGTCCCTTTCTCCAGGGAAGGCCCTGGACTTGGGATGTGGGCAAGGACGCAATGCCCTATTTTTAGCCCAACAGGGCTTTGAAGTGACGGCGGTCGATCAAAATGAATTGGCTCTGGAAATCCTACAAAGTATTGTGGAACAAGAAGATTTGGAAATGACGGTGGGACTCTATGATATTAACTCAGCAGCCCTGACGCAAACCTATGACTTGATTGTTTCAACGGTAGTCCTCATGTTCTTACAAGCAGACCGCATTCCAGCTATTATCCAAAATATGCAAGACCAGACCAATCCTGGTGGCTATAACTTGATTGTTTGTGCCATGGATACAGAGGACTATCCTTGTCAGGTACCTTTCTCCTTTACTTTTAAAGAAGGTGAACTAGCAGATTACTACAAAGATTGGGAACTTATTAAATACAATGAGAATCCAGGTCATCTTCATAGACGAGATGAAGAGGGCAATCGGATTGCCTTACGCTTTGCGACTATGTTGGCAAAGAAAAAATAA
- a CDS encoding C69 family dipeptidase has product MRKLLVKLMIALMAFALIPVQVAQACSAFIVGKELTTDGSMLFGRTEDYPYAPDGGRHNKTYEVVPAKDYKDGDMLEDESNGFAYPHLSHEMKYTATYDAAHGDGSNGNFGAHGFNEAGVSMTSTVSATPHDKILKADPLVKNGLAEAAMVDLVLPRAKTAREGIELVAKVLDEKGSAEGNIIVVADKNELWYMEILSGHQYVAIKFPQDRYAIFANTYYLGNVDFKDKDNVIASKDVEAVAKKADHYKTDKDGNFHIADSYGPDEYTERNRSRTYAGITLMDPKADIKYDDKHFDLLRKPTDPSKKYSLEDVFAEQRNRFEHLKQYTPDDLVEPGKEVDTNKYKYALGNENVINAHVYQIKKDLPTPFGGVVWLGLAQSRNTPYVPFYGIVNDTYAPFKVRSAKYDPTSWYWAVWHIDQMVMKYPDLFGNTIQEKWKELEKGWIKEQAALDQKYSGLTDDQAKATADEVTSDSIKRAETIFKQIKQVESEMEDKIRTEKGLEADFVYDGYNKANLVAAAEAEKASAKETDKKEETASSQSSTKASDSNSSLTAILGVLALAGFGLAGFYFKKSKKNENEE; this is encoded by the coding sequence ATGAGAAAACTACTGGTCAAACTGATGATTGCTTTGATGGCCTTTGCCTTGATTCCAGTTCAAGTTGCGCAGGCCTGCTCAGCCTTCATTGTTGGGAAGGAACTCACGACAGATGGTTCCATGCTCTTTGGGCGGACTGAAGACTATCCTTATGCGCCCGATGGTGGTCGCCACAATAAAACTTACGAAGTGGTACCTGCCAAAGACTATAAGGATGGGGATATGTTGGAGGATGAATCCAATGGCTTTGCTTATCCGCACTTGAGTCATGAAATGAAATATACCGCAACTTATGATGCGGCGCATGGAGATGGTTCCAACGGGAACTTCGGAGCACACGGCTTTAACGAAGCGGGCGTTTCCATGACTTCTACCGTATCGGCAACCCCACACGATAAAATTTTGAAAGCAGACCCACTCGTGAAAAATGGATTGGCTGAGGCTGCTATGGTAGACTTGGTTCTTCCACGTGCCAAAACAGCTCGTGAAGGAATTGAGTTGGTTGCCAAGGTACTTGATGAAAAAGGATCTGCCGAAGGAAACATTATTGTCGTAGCAGATAAAAATGAACTCTGGTACATGGAAATCCTATCTGGACACCAATATGTAGCTATTAAATTCCCTCAAGACCGCTATGCCATCTTTGCCAATACCTACTATCTAGGAAATGTGGATTTCAAGGACAAGGACAATGTCATTGCTTCGAAAGATGTGGAAGCAGTTGCTAAAAAGGCAGACCACTACAAGACTGATAAAGATGGGAACTTCCATATCGCAGACTCTTATGGTCCAGATGAATATACCGAACGCAACCGCTCACGGACCTATGCAGGGATTACCTTGATGGATCCGAAAGCGGACATCAAATATGATGATAAGCACTTTGACCTCTTGCGCAAACCAACGGATCCTTCTAAAAAGTATAGTCTAGAAGATGTTTTCGCTGAACAACGGAACCGTTTCGAACACCTCAAACAATATACTCCAGATGACTTGGTGGAACCAGGTAAAGAAGTAGATACCAATAAGTATAAGTATGCTCTTGGAAATGAAAACGTCATCAACGCCCACGTTTACCAAATTAAGAAGGACTTGCCAACTCCATTTGGTGGTGTCGTTTGGTTGGGGCTCGCTCAAAGCCGGAACACCCCTTATGTGCCATTCTATGGTATTGTCAATGATACCTATGCACCATTCAAGGTTCGTTCTGCTAAGTACGATCCAACTTCTTGGTACTGGGCTGTTTGGCATATTGACCAAATGGTCATGAAGTACCCAGACCTCTTTGGCAACACCATCCAAGAGAAGTGGAAAGAATTGGAAAAAGGTTGGATTAAGGAACAAGCAGCTTTGGATCAAAAATACAGTGGACTCACTGATGATCAAGCGAAAGCTACTGCAGACGAAGTAACAAGTGATTCTATCAAACGTGCGGAAACCATCTTCAAACAAATCAAGCAAGTTGAAAGCGAGATGGAAGATAAGATTCGTACGGAAAAAGGTTTGGAAGCAGACTTTGTTTATGACGGCTATAACAAGGCCAATCTGGTAGCAGCAGCTGAAGCTGAAAAAGCATCAGCAAAAGAAACGGATAAGAAGGAAGAAACAGCTTCTAGTCAGTCTTCTACGAAGGCAAGTGATTCAAATAGCAGTTTAACCGCCATCTTAGGAGTTTTAGCCCTTGCAGGATTTGGCTTGGCAGGTTTCTACTTTAAAAAATCAAAAAAGAATGAAAATGAAGAATAA
- the smpB gene encoding SsrA-binding protein SmpB, with protein sequence MAKGEGKVVAQNKKASHDYTIVDTIEAGMVLTGTEIKSVRAARINLKDGFAQVKNGEVWLSNVHIAPYEEGNIWNQDPERRRKLLLHKKQIQKLEQETKGTGMTLVPLKVYLKDGYAKLLLGLAKGKHDYDKRESIKRREQNRDIARVMKQYNTR encoded by the coding sequence ATGGCAAAGGGCGAGGGAAAGGTCGTCGCACAAAATAAGAAAGCAAGCCACGATTATACAATTGTTGATACCATTGAAGCAGGAATGGTCCTGACTGGTACAGAAATCAAGAGTGTTCGAGCAGCTCGTATCAACCTCAAGGATGGATTTGCCCAAGTCAAAAATGGGGAAGTCTGGCTCAGCAATGTTCATATTGCTCCCTATGAGGAAGGCAATATCTGGAACCAAGATCCAGAACGCCGTCGCAAACTCTTGCTGCATAAGAAACAGATTCAAAAACTGGAGCAGGAAACTAAAGGGACTGGGATGACTCTAGTTCCCCTTAAGGTTTACCTTAAGGATGGTTATGCTAAGCTCTTGTTAGGCTTAGCCAAAGGGAAGCACGATTATGACAAACGTGAATCCATCAAACGGCGGGAACAAAATCGTGACATTGCTCGTGTCATGAAACAATACAATACGCGTTAA
- the rnr gene encoding ribonuclease R, with protein MKSKIIDYLKQEGKAQVDQLAQAIGSTDAKGFRELIKTISLMERRRQLTFEENGYLSLLDAKPKGTITVKGIFHAHKSGFGFVSLEGEEEDLFIGRNDVNHAIDGDTVEVVITKVADRQKGTAAEGRIVDVLEHSLQTVVGQIVLDEEKPKYAGYIVSKNQKISQRIYVKKPALQLEGTEVLKVAIEQYPSRKHNYFVATVQDVVGHVTDPGIDVLEVLESMDIVSEFPEAVLKEAESIPDKPSEKDMEGRLDLRDEIIFTIDGADAKDLDDAVHIKRLEGGNFELGVHIADVSYYVTEGSALDKEALNRATSVYVTDRVVPMLPERLSNGICSLNPQVDRLTQSAIMEIDQRGRVLRYQITQTVIKTTFRMTYSDVNEIIAGDQEKREEYQAIVPSIEAMVGLHQILEGMREKRGALNFDTSEAKILVNPQGKPVDIVLRQRGVAERMIESFMLIANETVAEHFAKRKLPFIYRIHEEPKAEKVQKFIDYASSFGLPIYGTASSMSQETLQDIMKKVEGEPYADVLSMMLLRSMQQARYSEHNHGHYGLAAEFYTHFTSPIRRYPDLLVHRMVREYGKDSEVASHFEQVIPDIASQSSSRERRAIDAEREVEAMKKAEYMEDYVGEEYDALVSSVVKFGLFVELPNTVEGLIHITTLPGFYHFNERDLTLRGEKSGVTFRVGQEIRIRVERADKMTGEIDFSYIPSELDLIEKVTKASDRKDRNGHSKRPSSKKEERKQGGFRENKRKHSSKDKKKKSKKPFYKEVAKKGAKHGKGRGKGRRTK; from the coding sequence CGCTGATGGAGCGACGTCGTCAACTAACCTTTGAAGAAAATGGCTATTTAAGTCTCCTTGATGCTAAACCAAAAGGGACCATTACTGTGAAAGGAATTTTCCATGCTCATAAGAGTGGCTTTGGTTTTGTCAGCTTAGAGGGGGAAGAAGAGGATCTCTTTATTGGACGAAATGATGTCAACCATGCTATTGATGGGGATACAGTTGAAGTTGTCATCACCAAGGTAGCTGATCGCCAAAAGGGGACAGCGGCAGAGGGGAGAATCGTTGATGTCTTGGAGCATAGTCTCCAAACAGTTGTCGGCCAAATCGTTCTGGATGAAGAAAAGCCCAAGTATGCAGGCTACATCGTTTCAAAGAATCAAAAGATTAGCCAACGGATCTACGTGAAAAAGCCAGCCCTGCAATTGGAGGGGACCGAAGTTCTCAAGGTTGCCATTGAACAGTATCCGAGTCGGAAGCACAACTACTTTGTGGCCACTGTTCAAGATGTGGTTGGACATGTGACAGATCCTGGAATCGATGTCTTGGAAGTCCTGGAGTCCATGGATATCGTCTCAGAATTTCCAGAAGCAGTCCTCAAAGAAGCAGAAAGCATTCCAGACAAGCCTAGTGAGAAAGATATGGAGGGACGTTTGGACCTTCGAGATGAAATCATCTTTACCATTGATGGTGCCGATGCCAAGGACTTGGATGATGCGGTTCACATTAAACGCTTGGAAGGTGGGAATTTTGAGCTTGGCGTTCACATAGCCGATGTCTCTTATTATGTAACCGAAGGTTCTGCCTTGGACAAGGAAGCCCTCAACCGCGCGACCTCTGTCTATGTGACAGACCGGGTCGTGCCCATGTTACCTGAGCGTCTATCAAACGGGATTTGTTCCTTAAACCCTCAAGTGGATCGCTTGACCCAGTCAGCCATTATGGAGATCGACCAGCGTGGTCGGGTACTTCGCTACCAGATCACCCAAACGGTCATTAAAACGACTTTCCGGATGACCTATAGCGATGTCAATGAGATCATTGCTGGAGACCAGGAGAAGCGTGAGGAATACCAAGCCATTGTGCCAAGTATTGAAGCTATGGTTGGCCTTCATCAGATCTTAGAAGGAATGCGGGAAAAACGAGGAGCCCTGAACTTTGATACCAGCGAAGCTAAAATCCTGGTCAATCCTCAAGGAAAACCAGTAGACATCGTCTTGCGCCAACGTGGGGTTGCAGAACGGATGATTGAATCCTTTATGCTGATTGCAAATGAGACAGTAGCTGAGCATTTTGCCAAACGAAAACTTCCCTTTATTTACCGGATTCACGAAGAACCCAAAGCAGAGAAAGTGCAAAAGTTTATCGATTATGCTTCTAGTTTTGGCCTTCCAATTTATGGGACAGCTAGTTCCATGAGTCAGGAAACCTTGCAGGACATCATGAAGAAGGTAGAAGGGGAACCCTATGCTGATGTCTTGTCTATGATGTTGCTTCGTTCCATGCAGCAAGCGCGTTATTCCGAGCACAACCACGGACACTATGGGCTAGCAGCTGAGTTCTATACTCACTTCACCAGTCCGATTCGCCGGTATCCAGACTTATTAGTCCACCGCATGGTGCGAGAGTATGGAAAAGATTCTGAAGTGGCTAGCCATTTTGAACAGGTCATTCCAGATATTGCTAGCCAATCCTCTAGCCGGGAACGCCGCGCCATTGATGCGGAACGGGAAGTAGAAGCCATGAAGAAGGCAGAGTACATGGAGGACTATGTTGGCGAAGAGTACGATGCATTGGTGTCCAGTGTCGTCAAGTTTGGTCTCTTTGTTGAATTGCCAAATACTGTAGAAGGTTTGATCCACATCACCACCTTACCTGGTTTTTATCATTTTAACGAGCGCGATTTGACCTTGCGCGGGGAAAAATCAGGCGTGACCTTCCGTGTCGGTCAGGAGATCCGAATCAGGGTCGAAAGAGCGGATAAGATGACTGGCGAGATTGATTTTTCGTATATCCCAAGTGAGCTGGATTTGATTGAAAAAGTCACTAAAGCATCGGATCGTAAAGATCGAAATGGACACTCTAAGCGCCCTTCTTCTAAGAAAGAAGAACGAAAGCAAGGGGGCTTTAGAGAGAACAAGCGCAAGCATTCTTCAAAAGACAAGAAGAAAAAGAGTAAGAAACCTTTTTACAAGGAAGTAGCTAAGAAAGGAGCTAAGCATGGCAAAGGGCGAGGGAAAGGTCGTCGCACAAAATAA